The region TACCGGTTTGGTGACGCCATTCAGCGTCAGATTGCCGGTAATATCCAGCCCGTCACCCGCTTTTTTCACCTCGGTTGAAGTAAAGGTTGCCTGCGGGAATTTGGCGACATTCAGGAATTCAGCACTGCGTAAGTGTTTATCACGCTCGGCGTGGTTGGTATCGACACTGTTAGTGTTAATGGTCACGTTCACTTTGTCTGAGGCCGGGTTGGCTTCGTCGAAGCTAAACGTCCCGTCGAAATCTTTAAACGTGCCATAGAGCCAGCTATAGCCGAGGTGCTGGATACGAAAATTAACGAAGGCGTGTTGACCCTCTTTATCAATTTTGTAGTCCGCAGCGATAGCAGAACCCGTGGTGAACAGCAGCGAAGCGAGAGCGAGTCCCGGCAGGATTTTCTTCATATTATGCTCCAGAGTCAGGCGACGATTTCCCCAGCATGCGCTTGAGAGTGACGTCTTTATCGATGAAATGGTGTTTAATCGCGGCAAGGCCATGTAATACGGACAGCACAACCACTGTCCATGCCAGCCAGAGGTGAATATTTCCGGCAAGGTCGGCTTGCGATCCGGCATCGGCAAGCGTTGCGGGGATCTCGAACAGGCCGAAAACGTTGATGGGTTTACCGTCGGCCGTGGAGATGAGATAGCCGCTGAAAAGAATGCCGAACAACAGCAAATAGAGCGCGATATGAACAAGCACGGCGCTGATATGCGTCAGACGTGAATAGCTGGCGAGCGGCTTTGGCGGCGGGGAAAGAAAACGCCACACTACCCGGAACACGAGGCCGAGCATGAGCAAAATGCCGATGCTCTTATGGAGCTCAGGCGCTTTATGATACCAGCCGTCGTAATAGCTCAGTGTCACCATCCACAGACCCAACGCGAACATACCATAAACCACAATGGCTACCAGCCAGTGCAGAACAATAGAAACGGCGCCGTAGCGCTCAGGTGAATTGCGTAATGGCATAATTGTTAATCTGGGTTAATAACTGGTTAAATTAAAATGGCGGGAGAAAAACAATATTGCAACTCAAAATTACGCTATTGGATCGTTATTTTTTCTATATCATCGTTTTTGAATGACTTTGCTGGATAACATTCAGCACATTAGGTGGACTGTGGTGTAAGTCCTCAATTTATTAAGGTTTTGTTGCGGAGAGGATGTTTAAATATTCTGCCCTGAAAATATATTTTTATAAGTATATGTCAGTTTTTGTCAGTGTTTATCAAGATGCCCATACGATATAGATAATATCGATCAGTGCGATAAGTAACCATAGCGCAATATAAAGCATCAAATGTTCACGCACGTTATTTATTAAGTAATGAAACAGACGGCGCATATTCTCTCCGTAAAAATGCGATAAGCGACCCCGAACGAGGCCGCTGAAAGGTTACCCGGTAAAACGGGAAAGTGAGAAAGGTTGTAAATCAAAATGCGAACGTTTGCCGTGGGCAAATTCACAGGCAATTTCGCCCAGCACTGGCGCAAATTTGAAACCGTGTCCGCTAAGACCAGTGACAATCAGCGTGTCCGGGGATCCCGGCAGCGTATCAATAATAAAGTCTTCATCCGGAGAGTTATCGTAGGTGCAGGATGCACCGTACAAGCACCCACCGATGCCGGGCAGAAACTGGCGCAGGAAAGCGAAACATTCGGAGCCATCTCCCGGCTCTTCGCCAAACGGCTTACGCTGCTGCGCGTCGCTGATAAGCTGCCCGCCGTTGTGACGGCCAATTTTTAATTCATTGTCTTCCGCCGGGAAGCCGTAATACTGGTCGCCATTGGGCATTTCACCGGTAAACGCCGGGAATTTGTTTTTGGTGCTGTAACGGCCATCGGCCTGGAACCACGCAAAAACTTTGCGGACCGGTTGTATCGGCAATGCCGGCAGCAGTTTTTGCACCCACGTCCCCGCGCTGACAAGAACTTTTTTGCCGTGGAATGTCCCTTCCCGGGTATCGATGCTGATACCGTCTTCATGATGATGCAGCGCGGTGACCGGGCAATTGAAGAGCTGAGCGCAGCCCGCCTCTTTGGCAAGACGGATCCAGGTCTTTACCGCCAGTTCGCTACGCAGCACACCGGAGTCGGCTTCAAACAGGCCGATGTAATCGTCGGGTACGCGGATTTCCGGCCAGCGAGCCATCAGTGACGGGGCATCGAGTTTTTCGACGGCCAGCTGCCACTGCGCTGCGCTTTGCGCGACGTTAGCCAAAAAAGTGGAATCAGCCGGACCAATATTGATAACGCCTGTACGGTCAAATACCGCTTCGCCGCTTTCCGCCGCCAGTTGCTCCCACAACTGCTGCGCGCGCAACACCAGCGGAACATATTTCTCGCCTTCGCCGTAAGCGTGGCGAATTAAACGCGTATCACCGTGGTGGCTGCCTTCCTTATGGGGCGGCAGGTGAGCGTCGGTCATCAGCACATTCAGCCTGCTTTGCGTGGCGTAATAGCCTGCCGCTGCGCCGACAGAGCCGCTGCCAATAATAATGAGATCGTATTTCATGGTGGTGTTCTCCAGGCAAATGCGTGTTCAGGAGGGTAATTAACCTGGGAACGTTATACAAGGACAGAAATAAGAAAGGCACCACAAGGGTGCCTGTTGAGTCTATATAGCGCATTATCACTAATGCCTGCGATACTCATCTTCCTGGTAGTCGCCCGATTCAATCTTGGCAATGCCCGCTTCGAGTATCGATATAAACTGGCGGGCAACATCGGTCGTTAACCACAACGTCTGGCCGACTTCGGTCTCTTCCTGAGCGGCTCTGTTTGGGGTCTGGTAGTGCAACCGGAGCATCAGTGCGTCGTAGCTATCCACGGTGCTGATGTCCCATCCGACCAGTGGATGGGTCTGGATGACTTCATTATTCTTTACCATCATAACCCCCTTTATTGGCGTGTTTAATTCGACAACGACTCTTGAGGTTCAATGCGTGTTTTATTTGAAGCTTTTTCAGTATACCAACAAGTGGGGTTGTAGATCGAATAATTAAACACTCTGCAACATGTTTTTTCGGCCGTTAGATTTTTTTGAATAAGAAAACGGGCTCTTAACCATATATTTTTATTAAAAAAGATCTGCACCAGGATTGCGCTTAAAAAAACAACAAAAAAAGCCGGGGCGACCCGGCAATAAGCACAAACTTAAAGAGAAATTAGTCGGTGATAAACCAGTCGTCGGCGCTTTCCCAGGTTTCCTGCAAAATTTCAGTTATGCGATCTTTATCTTCTTTTGCACCGCCTAAAACCGAAAGATTATTTGCTGCGGCATAGCGAACCGTAATTTTGTTTTCGCGATCGGGGTAACAATTGTTCAGACGTCGAGATAACTCGCCCGCCAGTGCATCAACAGCGCCAGGCGGTAAGGGTGTGGTTTTGGCGATAGTCACTTCAATGCGCATAATAGCCCCCTGTGTAATTTACTGTATGTTTATACAGTTAAGCGGAAAATATTACAACAGGGAGCGATAATTTTTTTATTTAACCCGCCAGCGCACGGTTTCACCGGCGAGGAACGGCACCAGTGAATCTTCCGGCAGCGCAATCGTCTCTGGCACCTGGCTCTCTTCACGCACCAGCTCAACAAACGTTTCGTTCACCGGTAAGCCATAGAAACGTGGCCCGTTGACGGAACAGAACGCTTCAAAGTGCTGGAGGGCGTTCATCTCTTCGAACACGGTTGCATAACTGCCAAGCGCGGTGGGGGCGTTGAAACAACCGGCGCAGCCGCAACTGGCCTCTTTACGATGACGCGCATGCGGCGCAGAGTCCGTACCGAGAAACGCGCGCGTAAAGCCGCTGGCAACCAGTTCGCGCAGCGCCTGCTGGTGAATATTACGCTTCAGGATCGGCAGGCAATAAAGATGCGGGCGCACGCCACCGACCAGCATATGGTTACGGTTAAACATCAGATGCTGAGGGGTAATGGTCGCGGCCAGCAGCTCATTGCCATCGCGCACATAATCTGCGGCATCTTTGGTCGTAATATGCTCAAACACCACTTTCAGCCCCGGTAGGCGCTGGCGTAACGGTTCCATGACCGTTTCGATAAACCGCGCTTCGCGATCGAAAATATCAATATCCGCGTGCGTCACTTCACCATGCACCAGCAGCGGCATGCCCAGTTTCTCCATCCGTTCCAGAACCGGCATAATCGCATCAATGCTGGTAACACCATGGCTGGAGTTGGTTGTGGCATTCGCCGGATAGAGTTTCGCTGCCGTAAATACCTGCTGGTTAAAGCCGCGTTCGACTTCATCGGCGCTCAGGCTATCGGTCAGATAGCAGGTCATTAATGGCGTAAAATCATGCCCGGCGGGTACGGCGTCAAGAATACGCTGGCGGTAGGCGATAGCCGCATCCACAGTGGTGACAGGAGGAGCAAGGTTCGGCATGACAATGGCGCGGGCGTAAGTTTCGCTGGTCCACGGCACCACGGTTTTTAGCATTTCGCCATCACGTAAATGGACATGCCAGTCGTCAGGACGGCGGATTTTCAAAACCTGGGGTTGGGTCATTGGAGTGCTCCGGCTGGTGAGAACAGGTGTTTTTTGCCGGGCACTAAGAATAAGCGGAAACGTTTTCGTTTGCATCCTTTTCCTGAAAAAAAGGGCGCTCGCGGCGCCCTGTAATTTAGTCGGTGAGGGGGATAATAATTTCCCCCGGTTTCACCTCAATCCCTTTGGCATATTTTTTCGCCAGCGCCTCGCCTTTGCTGTTGTCTTCTTTCAGCACATAAGCAGGGCGTTGGTTAAAGTAATTGCGCAGCGATTGATTAAGATAAGGCATCAACGTTTGTAACACGGTCTGCATTTTTTCCGGTGTCACGGTGGCGTTAACCACTTCCATCTCTTGCAGGTAAATCGCGCCTTTTTCTTTATCAAACACCGGCAACGCTTTGAGTTTCAATTTGATGATGGCTTTCTGGTTGCCAAATAGCGAGGTCATATCCAGATTCGCATCACCGGTCAGCGTGATTTTATTGGGTTCTTCGCGACCGATTTCACTGGCCAGGTTATTCAGCACAATATGGGCATCCGCAACACCGGGCACGCCAATGTCTTTGGCGAAGTCGTTACGCTTCTGTAGCGCCTGGTTAATCTCCTGTTCGCTGATAGAATATTGGGTCAGTTGATTGCACCCCACCAGCACGCCGCTCAACAGTAATGCTGCGGCAAAAATAATTCTCTTCATGAATTCCTCAACGTGATTGCCATGCTACGACGCAGGGGCGTAGCATGCGACACACGCTAAATAAAGGCCAGCGGAAAAAGCTGAAAGGCATGACGGAAGCGGGCGCGCTTCCGTCATGGGCGGTTAAATAGCCATTGATGACAGCAAGTTAATTTGTGTCTGTTTCGCCATATTGTCGCGGTATGCTGCAACGCGGCTTGGCCAGTTGATACCGCTTACCAGCGTCAGATTACGCAGCAGCGGGAAGAGATGAATATCATCATCGGAGAGTTCTCCGTTCACCGCGTTGGGCTGAACAATCAATTTATCCAGCACACGTAAATCGTCGCTGATATTTTTCGCTAACCCCGCCGAATGGCTGAGATGTTCGGCGAAATCGCCAATGGCGGCCTCTTTTTTGGCCACAAATCCGGCGCGCGCCTGCGGCGTGGAAAATTCGTCAAACGCCGATTTCGCAAAGCGGGGGATCAATAACTTATTAACGTAACCATTAACCTTGCGCAGCCACTCTTCGATTTTCGGGTTTTGCGTGCCGGTAAGCAGCGGTTTGCCATCGAGCTTATCGACATAGTGAACAATATCCATGCTTTCCGGCAGATAGCGGCTGTCGTCCTTTTGCAGGATCGGCACCATTTTCTGGCCAATCATTTTCGTCGGTGTGGCTTCGTCATCATTGAGCAGGATCTTGAGTTCGACGGGGATGTTCTTGAGGCCGAAAATCATGCGGGCTTTAATGCAGAACGGGCAGTGATCGTAAATGTAGAGTTTCACGTTTCTCCTCCATACTGGCTTATCCATCAATTACCAGTATGGAAGAGGGAAAACCGGCGTGCAAATCAGGCGCCGGGCTCGAGCATGGTCGGGCGAATACGTTTGTGGCTAAATTGCCACAGTAGCGCCATGGAGGTAATCATCCCGATAACGCCAAGCATCATCCACGGCAACTCTGGCTGGTTAAATGCTTTCCCGGCGTCAAACAGCCAGCCGCCACCGGCATAACCAAGCGCGCCACCGAAGGCCAGCCCAAGACGGCTGAACCCCATATAGCTGCCGCGCGCACGGGAATCGGCCAGCTGTGCGCTTAACGTTTCCCGCGCGGGTTCGGCAATTATGGAGCCAATATAGAAGGTGCAAATCAGCGTGAAGAGCTGCTGCAGCGTGCCGACCATCCCCACCGGCAGCAGGCTGAAGGACATCACCAGCAGACCGGCCATCAATCGATGCTCAAGACGAAAGCGTTTTTCACTCCAGCGAGCAATAGGGTAGAGCAGCGTCAGCGACAGACAGGCTTCAATGGCATACATCCACTTCACTGCCGCCGGTGAGCCGGCAATGTCGTTAACCATAATCGGCAGCATCAACATGACCTGCACCGCCAGCATGTAATAACCGGTAAGGGTCAGCACGTAAGTCACAAAGCGCTTGTCACGCAGCACACGCGTCAGACCTTCGCGCACCGGTGCTTTCACCGTTGAGAGTTTCCAGGCAGGCAGCAGCCAGGCGTTAAATGCGGCACATAAAATAAACATCAGCGCACCGGCCGCACATACCAGACGAAAGTCATATTGCAGCAGCCAGCTGCCAAGCAGCGCGCCAATAACGGCGCCCGCGCTGTCCTGCATCATTAATAGCGAGAAAAAACGGCTGCGCTGATTAGGGCGCACCAGTTTCACCACCAGCGCGGAGCGCGGCGGATCAAACAGCGTGCCGCCCAGCCCGGAAAGAATACAGGAAAGCCACAGCAGCCAGGGTTCATGCGCCACCGCCATCGCGGCAAAACCGCCCGCGCGCATCAGCATGCCGGTGACAATCAACGGCTTGGCGCCGAAGCGGTCGGCAATCGCACCGCCGAAAATCCCCAACCCTTGTTGAATAAACTGACGCAAACCGAGCGCAATGCCGACCATTAACGCCGCCCAGCCAAGCTGGTCAACAAAGCGGATAGAAATCAGTGGGAAGACAACGAAAAAGCCGAGAACAACCAGCATATTATCGACAAGCAGGAAATATTTACCCAGGCTCCTTGCCTGCGATATGCGCGCCATTTCCCCTCCGGGAAATAAGAAAGATAAGACCTTCTTATTCTGCGGTTTCGCCGGGCCTTTTCCCATCTTCGTGGTGACAATATTTTTTTATCAACGTCTGCCTTTGATTGAGACTTTTCATCGAAAATGGTGTTTGACGCAGAAAATGCCATGTTGCTGTTTTCCCACAGCCCCGGAGCAACTGTATAGTAAAGGGAAGGGGTTAAAAGAGTCGTAAAACGGAAGGAGTGGTAATGCATGTTTGGCTATCGCAGTAACGTGCCGAAAGTACGCTTAGTAACAGACCGCCTGGTGGTTCGCCTGGTGCATGAGCGTGACGCCTGGCGGCTGGCGGATTATTACGCCGAAAACCGCCAGTTTTTAAAACCCTGGGAACCCGTGCGCGATGAAAGCCATTGTTATCCTTCCGGTTGGCAGGCGCGCCTGAGCATGATCAATGAATTTCATAAACAGGGTTCCGCATTCTACTTTGCGCTGCTCGATCCGGAAGAGAAAGAGATAATTGGCGTGGCGAATTTCTCAAACGTGGTGCGCGGCTCTTTTCATGCCTGTTATCTGGGGTATTCCGTCGGCCAGAAATGGCAGGGGCAGGGGCTGATGTTCGAAGCGCTCACCACCGCCATTCGCTATATGCAACGCACGCAACATATGCATCGCATTATGGCGAACTACATGCCGCACAATAAACGCAGCGGTGATTTGCTGGCGAGGCTTGGCTTTGAAAAAGAGGGCTATGCCAAATCGTATCTGTTAATTGACGGGCAATGGCGCGATCACGTGCTTACCGCATTAACCACGCAGGAATGGACCCCCGGTCGCTAAGGAGTTTTGATGAAGTATCAATTAACCGCCGTCGAGGCGAGGGTGATTGGTTGTTTACTGGAAAAACAGG is a window of Enterobacter sp. R4-368 DNA encoding:
- a CDS encoding YceI family protein; this encodes MKKILPGLALASLLFTTGSAIAADYKIDKEGQHAFVNFRIQHLGYSWLYGTFKDFDGTFSFDEANPASDKVNVTINTNSVDTNHAERDKHLRSAEFLNVAKFPQATFTSTEVKKAGDGLDITGNLTLNGVTKPVVLAAKLMGQGDDPWGGVRAGFEASGKIKLKDFNITTDLGPASQDVELIISVEGVRQK
- a CDS encoding cytochrome b, whose protein sequence is MPLRNSPERYGAVSIVLHWLVAIVVYGMFALGLWMVTLSYYDGWYHKAPELHKSIGILLMLGLVFRVVWRFLSPPPKPLASYSRLTHISAVLVHIALYLLLFGILFSGYLISTADGKPINVFGLFEIPATLADAGSQADLAGNIHLWLAWTVVVLSVLHGLAAIKHHFIDKDVTLKRMLGKSSPDSGA
- a CDS encoding YceO family protein, encoding MRRLFHYLINNVREHLMLYIALWLLIALIDIIYIVWAS
- the solA gene encoding N-methyl-L-tryptophan oxidase — its product is MKYDLIIIGSGSVGAAAGYYATQSRLNVLMTDAHLPPHKEGSHHGDTRLIRHAYGEGEKYVPLVLRAQQLWEQLAAESGEAVFDRTGVINIGPADSTFLANVAQSAAQWQLAVEKLDAPSLMARWPEIRVPDDYIGLFEADSGVLRSELAVKTWIRLAKEAGCAQLFNCPVTALHHHEDGISIDTREGTFHGKKVLVSAGTWVQKLLPALPIQPVRKVFAWFQADGRYSTKNKFPAFTGEMPNGDQYYGFPAEDNELKIGRHNGGQLISDAQQRKPFGEEPGDGSECFAFLRQFLPGIGGCLYGASCTYDNSPDEDFIIDTLPGSPDTLIVTGLSGHGFKFAPVLGEIACEFAHGKRSHFDLQPFSLSRFTG
- the bssS gene encoding biofilm formation regulator BssS encodes the protein MVKNNEVIQTHPLVGWDISTVDSYDALMLRLHYQTPNRAAQEETEVGQTLWLTTDVARQFISILEAGIAKIESGDYQEDEYRRH
- the dinI gene encoding DNA damage-inducible protein I is translated as MRIEVTIAKTTPLPPGAVDALAGELSRRLNNCYPDRENKITVRYAAANNLSVLGGAKEDKDRITEILQETWESADDWFITD
- the pyrC gene encoding dihydroorotase; translation: MTQPQVLKIRRPDDWHVHLRDGEMLKTVVPWTSETYARAIVMPNLAPPVTTVDAAIAYRQRILDAVPAGHDFTPLMTCYLTDSLSADEVERGFNQQVFTAAKLYPANATTNSSHGVTSIDAIMPVLERMEKLGMPLLVHGEVTHADIDIFDREARFIETVMEPLRQRLPGLKVVFEHITTKDAADYVRDGNELLAATITPQHLMFNRNHMLVGGVRPHLYCLPILKRNIHQQALRELVASGFTRAFLGTDSAPHARHRKEASCGCAGCFNAPTALGSYATVFEEMNALQHFEAFCSVNGPRFYGLPVNETFVELVREESQVPETIALPEDSLVPFLAGETVRWRVK
- a CDS encoding lipoprotein — encoded protein: MKRIIFAAALLLSGVLVGCNQLTQYSISEQEINQALQKRNDFAKDIGVPGVADAHIVLNNLASEIGREEPNKITLTGDANLDMTSLFGNQKAIIKLKLKALPVFDKEKGAIYLQEMEVVNATVTPEKMQTVLQTLMPYLNQSLRNYFNQRPAYVLKEDNSKGEALAKKYAKGIEVKPGEIIIPLTD
- the grxB gene encoding glutaredoxin 2, producing the protein MKLYIYDHCPFCIKARMIFGLKNIPVELKILLNDDEATPTKMIGQKMVPILQKDDSRYLPESMDIVHYVDKLDGKPLLTGTQNPKIEEWLRKVNGYVNKLLIPRFAKSAFDEFSTPQARAGFVAKKEAAIGDFAEHLSHSAGLAKNISDDLRVLDKLIVQPNAVNGELSDDDIHLFPLLRNLTLVSGINWPSRVAAYRDNMAKQTQINLLSSMAI
- the mdtH gene encoding multidrug efflux MFS transporter MdtH; this translates as MARISQARSLGKYFLLVDNMLVVLGFFVVFPLISIRFVDQLGWAALMVGIALGLRQFIQQGLGIFGGAIADRFGAKPLIVTGMLMRAGGFAAMAVAHEPWLLWLSCILSGLGGTLFDPPRSALVVKLVRPNQRSRFFSLLMMQDSAGAVIGALLGSWLLQYDFRLVCAAGALMFILCAAFNAWLLPAWKLSTVKAPVREGLTRVLRDKRFVTYVLTLTGYYMLAVQVMLMLPIMVNDIAGSPAAVKWMYAIEACLSLTLLYPIARWSEKRFRLEHRLMAGLLVMSFSLLPVGMVGTLQQLFTLICTFYIGSIIAEPARETLSAQLADSRARGSYMGFSRLGLAFGGALGYAGGGWLFDAGKAFNQPELPWMMLGVIGMITSMALLWQFSHKRIRPTMLEPGA
- the rimJ gene encoding ribosomal protein S5-alanine N-acetyltransferase, giving the protein MFGYRSNVPKVRLVTDRLVVRLVHERDAWRLADYYAENRQFLKPWEPVRDESHCYPSGWQARLSMINEFHKQGSAFYFALLDPEEKEIIGVANFSNVVRGSFHACYLGYSVGQKWQGQGLMFEALTTAIRYMQRTQHMHRIMANYMPHNKRSGDLLARLGFEKEGYAKSYLLIDGQWRDHVLTALTTQEWTPGR